The Pseudofrankia sp. DC12 region GACCGCCGCCCGGTCGGCGGCGAAGTTGTCCTTGCCGTCGAGGTAGTAGTCGTACATCCGCGCGACGTGTGGAACGTCGATGCGCAGGTCTGTGAGCGGGGCTTCGCGAGGGATCACGGAGCCGTCCAGGGAGCCCACCACGGAGACTTCGATGGGTTCGCCTGCTGTCTCGTCCGGCTGGGTCATGACGCCGCATCTCCTTACCAAGCGGTCTGTTCCGCCTGTCACCCGAAAGTCCTGCTATCCCCTAGGTTGTACCAGCCAGAGCGGCAGGGAGGATCGGCTGGCCAGCCGCATCGGGCCGTCGCTGTACCTGCCGAGAGACACGTCCAGACAGGTCACACGGCGTGTTCTAGTCGGAAATGACGCCGACGAGGCGGTCGCGCCGAGGTTCTCGATCGGGGCTGGCCTGCTGCTGGGGGCCGGGACGCTGCTCGGGCATGGACCGTCTCGGTCAGCTGCCTTGTCCGGACGTCGATGCGAAGACCTCGATCCGGCCTGCCCGCGAGAAGGCCAGTGTGATCAGAATCGTGCTCGTAGGCAGGAAAGTCGCCCCACGCAGGAGTAGCTGTGGCCCGGCGGGCTGCGGTTGTCGCCGGGCGCTGGGAGCCCAGCAGCCGCGGGAACCGCTTGTGCGCCCCCTGCCGGGTGATCCCCAGCGCGCGGCCGACATCGCCGGAGCTCCTCCACCATGACCATGAACTGGGCCAGGCAGCAGACGACGAGCACCGCCCACCCGGGCCCGCGGGCCCGGGTGGGCGGGCCCGGGTGGGCGCGGGCGCCAGGTCCGGGACCGGGTTCCGGCTGCGCCGCCGTGTCGGCCACCGCCATCCTGAGCCGCTCCTCGCCACCCGCTCGCCGCCGGCCTGCGTCGCGGCGCCCGGCCCCGCCCCGCGCGCCGACGGCCGGCTGACCTGCGGGAACGCCGGCCGCTGCCCACCGTACGGGGCAAAGGGAGCACGACGCGCGGGCGCGGCGAGGCGGCCGGCTTTCGCCGGTGCCGAATTCGTCGCCTCAGACTGGTTGCGCCGGCGGGTTTACGGCCTCTATCATTTTGCTGCGACGTGCCTACACCAAAGGCGCGGCTATCGGTGGGAGGGCTCCAGTGAACCCTTGTCAGCACTCCAACGATGACGATCTCGTGGTCTCCGTCGAAATTCTCGACGATGTACGGGACCGCTACGACGCCGAGCGGGCGGACCCCGACGGCAGCGACGGCTGAGTTCGCGAGAAATAAGCCGTCAGCGGTCAGCCACTAACCAGCGTTGACGAATGTGAATCACGGGTCGCACGCGCTGGACCACCTGCTCGTCCGAGAAATCGAGGGCGCGCTTGGTTGGCCAGACGCGGCTCCGCTAGGCCGGGAGTTCTCGACCGGGCGGTTCGCCGGCCAGTCATTGGCCGAACGAATAGTGACTCCGTCCAGAATATTGGATATCGTCACGCGCCGATTTGTGGAGCCGCCCCGGCTGCGCCTTTTCCAGGACAGCCGGGAGCTTCATCCAGCCGAATACCTCCGGGTTCAGGAAAACCGGCGGCGGCCGTCGGCCCGTGCCCTGGACCCAACCGCCGTGACAGCCCTGCTTGATACGGGTGTGACGCTCGTACTGGACGGGCTGGAGATGTTCGACCCGATCGTCGAGGTCGCAACCCGCGCGCTGCGCTGGTGGTCGGGCGAGCTCGTGCAGACGAACGCCTACCTGACGACCAGGTCGGCCGACGGCTTCCCGCTGCACTGGGACGATCATGACGTCCTCATCGTGCAGCTGGCGGGTGAGAAGAACTGGGACGTCCGCGGCAGCACCCGGCCGGCGCCGATGTACCGCGACGCCGTGCCGAACGAGGAGGCCAGCTCCCAGTCGGTCTGGCAGGGGGTGCTGCGGGCCGGCGAAGTCCTGCACATCCCCCGCGGCTACTGGCACCAGGCGACCCGGGCCGAGCATGAGGACCCGGTCAGCCTGCACCTCACCTTCGGCTTCACCCGGCGCACCGGGGTGGACTGGCTGACCTGGATCGCCGACCAGGCACGTGAGCAGGAGCTCTTCCGGACGGACCTCACCCGCTCACCCAGCGAGCGGGAAGCCGAACGCGCCCGGCTGCAGGAGGCGGCGATCGAGCTGGTGCGCTCGCTGCCGCCGGCGGCGTTCCTGACCGCACGAGAGCGCACCCGGCCGCCGGCCCGGCACGCACCGCTGCTGCCGTCGGCGCACGAGCCCGAGGTCGTCGTCTGTGTGACCGAGTTCGCCCCGCACGTCGAACGGTCCACGGGCCAGCTGGTGGTCTACGCGGGCGGCCGGAAGATCACCGTTCGGGACCGGGCCGAGGCCGCCATCGACCTGCTGCTCAGCGGCTGCCCCGTGGATCTGGCTGCGGCCGAGGCCCAGGTCGGTTTCGACGTCCGTCCGCTGGCTCGCGTCCTGGTCCGCGAAGGCATCTGCGTCGGGCTGACCCCGGAGCTGGCCGTCGGGTACGCCGGCCTGGTCACCGGCGGGACGCCCTGGAAGCTGGGCTGAGCCGACCGGCCCGCAGACTCAGGCCGCCCCGGCCCCCTCCAGCACGCGGACCTCCCAGCCGTAGACGGGACGGCGCAGTGGGGCCGCGCAGGTGTAGTGGATCTGGTCTTCGCCGCGCAGCTCGCGCGAGACCTCGAGCCGCCAGCTGCCTT contains the following coding sequences:
- a CDS encoding cupin domain-containing protein gives rise to the protein MNHGSHALDHLLVREIEGALGWPDAAPLGREFSTGRFAGQSLAERIVTPSRILDIVTRRFVEPPRLRLFQDSRELHPAEYLRVQENRRRPSARALDPTAVTALLDTGVTLVLDGLEMFDPIVEVATRALRWWSGELVQTNAYLTTRSADGFPLHWDDHDVLIVQLAGEKNWDVRGSTRPAPMYRDAVPNEEASSQSVWQGVLRAGEVLHIPRGYWHQATRAEHEDPVSLHLTFGFTRRTGVDWLTWIADQAREQELFRTDLTRSPSEREAERARLQEAAIELVRSLPPAAFLTARERTRPPARHAPLLPSAHEPEVVVCVTEFAPHVERSTGQLVVYAGGRKITVRDRAEAAIDLLLSGCPVDLAAAEAQVGFDVRPLARVLVREGICVGLTPELAVGYAGLVTGGTPWKLG